A region of Thermobifida halotolerans DNA encodes the following proteins:
- a CDS encoding single-stranded DNA-binding protein: MHNPSPIPVSPNGSASGERTAPRREQAAQRAVGHRNEILLAGRVTAEPSVRELPSGDQLVTWRIAVARPPSEQRSNQQVDPITCVSFHKDMVELTRDWRIGDTVQVTGALRRRFWRSANGAASVFEVEAKTAWRVRAGA, encoded by the coding sequence ATGCACAACCCGTCGCCGATCCCCGTCTCTCCGAACGGTTCCGCGTCCGGGGAGCGGACCGCGCCCCGCCGCGAGCAGGCAGCCCAGCGGGCCGTCGGGCACCGCAACGAGATCCTGCTCGCCGGCCGGGTCACCGCCGAACCCTCGGTGCGGGAACTTCCCAGCGGGGACCAGTTGGTGACCTGGCGCATCGCGGTGGCCCGGCCTCCGTCGGAGCAGCGCTCCAACCAGCAGGTCGATCCCATCACCTGTGTCAGCTTCCACAAGGACATGGTCGAACTCACCCGGGACTGGCGGATCGGCGACACCGTCCAGGTCACCGGTGCGCTGCGGCGGCGGTTCTGGCGTTCCGCGAACGGCGCGGCCAGCGTCTTCGAGGTCGAGGCCAAGACCGCGTGGCGGGTCAGGGCAGGGGCATGA
- a CDS encoding NAD kinase: MTGAGEDTSVDVGGETGRTVLLLAHTGRPAAVRSARLVHDRLTRAGVRVRMFASEFDAIKQTGARMHPVEIVEPGVDAALGAELIMVLGGDGTLLRAAELARPTGVPLLGVNLGHVGFLAEAERDDLSDTVRCVVECDYSVEERMTIDVAVYGEGRGGMGPPVRTWALNEATAEKLEAGRMLEVVLEIDGRPLSRWGCDGVVCATPTGSTAHAFSAGGPIVWPSVEALLVVPLSAHALFARPLVVSPDAVIALEVLPDTTDGVLWCDGRRMVELPAGARIEISRSGTPVRLARLQHAPFTDRLVAKFGLPVAGWRGRAERDGG, translated from the coding sequence ATGACCGGCGCAGGTGAGGACACGTCCGTCGACGTGGGCGGGGAGACCGGCCGTACCGTGCTCCTCCTGGCCCACACGGGGCGGCCCGCCGCCGTGCGTAGCGCCAGGCTGGTCCACGACCGCCTCACCCGGGCCGGGGTGAGGGTGCGGATGTTCGCCTCCGAGTTCGACGCGATCAAGCAGACCGGGGCGCGGATGCACCCGGTGGAGATCGTCGAGCCCGGTGTGGACGCCGCGCTGGGCGCCGAGCTCATCATGGTCCTGGGCGGTGACGGGACCCTGCTGCGCGCCGCCGAACTCGCCCGCCCCACCGGAGTCCCGCTGCTGGGCGTGAACCTGGGGCACGTGGGCTTCCTCGCCGAGGCCGAACGCGACGACCTGTCCGACACGGTCCGCTGCGTGGTCGAGTGCGACTACTCGGTGGAGGAGCGCATGACCATCGACGTCGCGGTCTACGGCGAGGGCCGTGGCGGCATGGGGCCGCCGGTGCGCACATGGGCGCTGAACGAGGCCACCGCCGAGAAGCTCGAGGCGGGGCGCATGCTGGAAGTGGTACTGGAGATCGACGGGCGTCCGCTGTCACGCTGGGGATGCGACGGGGTGGTGTGTGCCACGCCCACCGGTTCGACCGCGCACGCGTTCTCCGCGGGCGGCCCCATCGTGTGGCCTTCCGTGGAGGCGCTGCTGGTGGTGCCGTTGAGCGCGCACGCGCTGTTCGCCCGGCCCCTGGTGGTCTCGCCCGACGCGGTGATCGCACTCGAGGTGCTGCCGGACACGACCGACGGGGTGCTCTGGTGTGATGGACGCCGTATGGTCGAATTGCCGGCCGGAGCGCGGATCGAGATCTCGCGGTCGGGCACGCCGGTGCGCTTGGCGCGGTTGCAGCACGCGCCGTTCACCGATCGACTGGTCGCGAAGTTCGGCCTTCCGGTGGCAGGCTGGCGGGGACGGGCCGAGCGCGACGGCGGATAG
- a CDS encoding MBL fold metallo-hydrolase: MVEQTADAVNDDIVPLGDETFAIDTRMAGYRGITSSYLIRSERPCVVEVGTAGSAPVLRDAVFSLGVAAEELATVVVTHIHLDHAGGTGELARMFPNAEIVVHERGARHLADPSRLMRSARMVWGDRLDVLFGEMSPTEANRIRAVNTGDAIDLGAGRTLTAHYSPGHAKHHVGLVDSATGDLYVGDAAGMYNPYTGDVRPATPPPDFDLEAALGSLRLFGDIRPQRLMFSHFGAVDEVETTLERSVEELRVWVDTVRESHSTGGDLDHAVAMVRERVLDRYRPVPEEVPEGTQEILETLSGAEGNVSGIVHWLDRLRAEQEAAGRHGSAD; the protein is encoded by the coding sequence ATGGTGGAGCAGACAGCGGATGCCGTCAACGACGACATCGTCCCGCTCGGTGACGAGACCTTCGCGATCGACACCAGGATGGCGGGCTACCGGGGCATCACGTCCAGCTACCTGATCCGTTCGGAACGCCCGTGCGTCGTGGAGGTCGGCACCGCCGGATCCGCTCCGGTGCTCCGCGACGCGGTGTTCTCCCTGGGCGTGGCGGCGGAGGAGTTGGCCACGGTGGTGGTCACCCACATCCACCTGGACCACGCGGGCGGCACCGGAGAACTCGCCCGGATGTTTCCCAACGCCGAGATCGTGGTGCACGAGCGCGGCGCCCGCCACCTCGCCGACCCGTCCCGCCTGATGCGCAGCGCCCGCATGGTGTGGGGCGACCGCCTCGACGTGCTGTTCGGCGAGATGTCGCCGACCGAGGCGAACCGGATCCGGGCGGTGAACACCGGCGACGCGATCGACCTGGGAGCGGGGCGCACGCTGACCGCCCACTACTCTCCCGGCCACGCCAAGCACCACGTCGGACTGGTGGACTCCGCGACCGGCGACCTGTACGTGGGGGACGCGGCCGGTATGTACAACCCGTACACCGGTGACGTGCGTCCGGCCACCCCGCCACCGGACTTCGACCTGGAGGCGGCTTTGGGCTCGCTGCGGCTGTTCGGCGACATCCGACCGCAACGGCTGATGTTCTCGCATTTCGGAGCGGTCGACGAGGTCGAGACGACCCTGGAGCGCTCGGTCGAGGAACTGCGTGTGTGGGTGGACACCGTGCGGGAGTCCCACAGCACCGGTGGGGACCTGGACCACGCGGTCGCCATGGTGCGCGAGCGTGTGCTGGACCGGTACCGCCCGGTTCCCGAGGAGGTCCCGGAGGGGACACAGGAGATCCTGGAGACTCTCAGCGGCGCGGAGGGCAACGTCTCCGGCATCGTGCACTGGCTCGACCGGCTCCGGGCGGAGCAGGAGGCGGCCGGGCGGCACGGGTCCGCGGACTGA
- a CDS encoding SCP2 sterol-binding domain-containing protein, translating into MANVEECRSAIDRVSDRINRLDEAQRRAHIVERTVSLTVSDLRTVFTMRLTPQGLVDAAEHPLGSGDGRAQVRITVASDDLVALADDRMDFAKALLTGRIKVKASLGDMARLRKLL; encoded by the coding sequence ATGGCCAACGTGGAAGAATGCCGTTCCGCCATCGACCGGGTGTCCGACCGGATCAACCGGCTCGACGAGGCGCAGCGGCGCGCGCACATCGTGGAGCGGACGGTCAGCCTCACCGTCAGCGACCTGCGGACCGTCTTCACGATGCGACTGACCCCCCAGGGGCTGGTCGACGCCGCCGAGCACCCCCTCGGCTCCGGGGACGGACGCGCCCAGGTGCGCATCACCGTCGCCAGCGACGACCTCGTGGCCCTGGCCGACGACCGCATGGACTTCGCCAAGGCCCTGCTGACCGGCCGAATCAAGGTGAAGGCAAGCCTCGGTGACATGGCACGGCTGCGCAAACTGCTGTAG
- a CDS encoding tetratricopeptide repeat protein, which produces MTDDSRSEGHDDFGARNRKGSRSGGHGQGGQGGSRSGHSGRRGNSGQSRRSWRNRDTEHDGRRDERQQRRGGESREGGERREYPKDRGERRYGQRRGGQPARAGGGRSDRSGRDRAQERDRRPAEETATPKEAAPELPEDALVHRLDPEIRGELRTLPKSLAELVAKHLVAAGDLLDQDPERAYQHALYARRRASRVGAVREAAGVAAYTVGRWQEALSELRAARRITGQDTYLPMIADCERGVGRPERALEIAHGPGTDRLDMADQIELRIVASGARRDMGDLQGALVELQCPQLKERRARPWVARLFYAYADVLLELGRKEEAREYFSRASAVDREGVTDADERLAVLEGLEIVDVGDDVVWSDAEEPDFDDFSEGDGGAAAPETGGRSAEEDR; this is translated from the coding sequence ATGACTGACGACAGCCGATCGGAAGGGCACGACGACTTCGGAGCCCGAAACCGGAAAGGTTCCCGATCTGGCGGACACGGTCAGGGAGGACAGGGCGGCTCCCGGTCCGGCCACAGTGGCCGTCGGGGGAACTCCGGTCAGAGCCGCCGCTCGTGGAGGAACCGGGACACCGAGCACGACGGCCGCCGTGACGAGCGCCAGCAGCGCCGCGGTGGTGAATCCCGCGAGGGCGGTGAGCGTCGGGAGTACCCGAAGGACCGAGGAGAGCGCAGGTACGGCCAGCGTCGCGGCGGCCAGCCCGCCCGCGCCGGTGGAGGTCGCTCCGACCGCTCAGGCCGTGACCGTGCCCAGGAACGGGACCGCCGTCCGGCGGAGGAGACGGCCACTCCGAAGGAGGCCGCTCCGGAACTTCCGGAGGACGCGCTCGTCCACCGCCTGGACCCCGAGATCCGCGGCGAACTGCGGACTCTGCCCAAGTCGCTGGCGGAGTTGGTCGCCAAGCACCTGGTCGCGGCAGGAGACCTGCTCGACCAGGACCCGGAACGCGCCTACCAGCACGCTCTCTACGCGCGTCGCAGGGCGTCCCGCGTCGGCGCGGTGCGGGAGGCGGCCGGTGTCGCGGCCTACACCGTGGGCAGGTGGCAGGAGGCGCTCTCGGAGCTGCGTGCCGCCCGCCGCATCACGGGGCAGGACACCTACCTTCCCATGATCGCCGACTGCGAACGCGGTGTCGGACGCCCGGAGCGCGCCCTGGAGATCGCGCACGGGCCCGGGACCGACAGACTCGACATGGCCGACCAGATCGAACTGCGCATCGTCGCCTCGGGAGCGCGGCGCGACATGGGCGACCTCCAGGGCGCCCTGGTCGAACTGCAGTGCCCGCAACTCAAGGAACGGCGGGCCCGGCCGTGGGTGGCACGGCTGTTCTACGCCTACGCCGACGTCCTCCTGGAGCTGGGACGCAAGGAGGAGGCCCGCGAGTACTTCTCCCGTGCCTCGGCCGTGGACCGGGAGGGCGTGACCGACGCCGACGAGCGACTGGCCGTCCTGGAAGGGCTGGAGATCGTCGACGTCGGCGACGACGTGGTGTGGAGCGACGCCGAGGAGCCCGACTTCGACGACTTCTCCGAGGGGGACGGCGGGGCCGCGGCACCGGAGACGGGGGGCCGCTCGGCCGAGGAGGACCGCTAG
- a CDS encoding NUDIX domain-containing protein, giving the protein MTVDPRPLNGATVRLGDLPTVHDSVVVLLFSGRRPVMVRHRDRAWEFPGGHAEAGEDIEATARREAREEAGAELADLRVVGHYVLPSGHTTVVTHARLAALAPLTGEHETVEVRAFDVLPPDLSFTDGLYAHLLTALGLPGAP; this is encoded by the coding sequence ATGACCGTGGACCCGCGTCCGCTGAACGGAGCCACCGTCCGCCTCGGAGACCTGCCGACCGTCCACGACTCCGTCGTCGTCCTGCTGTTCTCCGGGCGCAGGCCCGTCATGGTCCGCCACCGTGACCGCGCCTGGGAGTTCCCCGGAGGGCACGCCGAGGCGGGGGAGGACATCGAGGCCACCGCCCGCCGGGAGGCACGCGAGGAGGCCGGGGCGGAACTGGCGGACCTGCGCGTCGTCGGCCACTACGTGCTGCCCAGCGGGCACACGACCGTGGTCACCCACGCCCGACTGGCCGCTCTGGCACCGCTGACCGGAGAACACGAGACCGTGGAGGTGCGGGCCTTCGACGTGCTGCCGCCCGACCTGTCCTTCACCGACGGCCTGTACGCGCATCTGCTCACCGCCCTCGGGCTGCCGGGAGCACCCTGA
- a CDS encoding DUF1015 family protein, protein MSESAADVLSLVPFRGLRYASPDARPLLETPDLDPALALAPPYDVLTADAVTDLVRADPRNAVRLTLPPAADPRSGLSGPDRYARAARTLHRWIAEGVLVRDADPALYVYEQTGPDGVRQRGLIGALRLPPPRGRAVRGHEDVLESSVADRVRLMERTRANLEPIFLLYRGGTGPSRGAATTLTGAACRETPLTDTVTGDGTRHRLWAITDPDRHAAVAADLSSRSAMIADGHHRYAAYQRLRARHPGRRSWAHGLALLVDSDSFPPRLNAIHRVFDGVAARRMARAATAHARVDDLTGLSLAEAAARLADAARRGPALLLADTRHGFLVHEVDRAALAAALPHRSEQWRSLPTAVLCHVLLPRCGLRDEDARLVHDDAAEAAAAAGKGRGTAVILPPPRIDDVYAVAAHGELTPRKSTSFTPKPRTGLVLRVLEPADDPDSDGRR, encoded by the coding sequence GTGTCGGAATCCGCAGCAGACGTCCTCTCCCTCGTGCCGTTCCGCGGGCTGCGCTACGCGTCCCCCGACGCCCGTCCCCTCCTCGAGACTCCCGACCTGGATCCGGCGCTCGCGCTGGCTCCTCCCTACGACGTGTTGACCGCCGACGCCGTCACCGACCTGGTGCGGGCCGATCCCCGCAACGCCGTCCGCCTGACGCTGCCCCCGGCGGCCGACCCCCGAAGCGGCCTGTCCGGTCCCGACCGCTACGCGCGGGCCGCGCGCACGCTGCACCGCTGGATCGCCGAGGGCGTCCTCGTCCGCGACGCCGATCCCGCACTGTACGTGTACGAGCAGACCGGTCCCGACGGCGTCCGCCAACGCGGCCTCATCGGGGCCCTGCGGCTTCCCCCTCCCCGCGGCCGGGCGGTGCGCGGCCACGAGGACGTCCTCGAGTCCTCCGTCGCCGACCGCGTCCGGCTGATGGAGCGGACCCGCGCGAACCTGGAACCGATCTTCCTGCTCTACCGGGGCGGCACGGGACCGTCGAGGGGAGCGGCGACCACGCTGACCGGTGCCGCGTGCCGGGAGACCCCGCTGACCGACACCGTCACCGGTGACGGCACCCGGCACCGGCTGTGGGCGATCACCGATCCGGACCGGCACGCCGCCGTCGCGGCCGACCTGTCCTCCCGGAGCGCGATGATCGCCGACGGCCACCACCGGTACGCCGCCTACCAGAGGCTGCGGGCGAGGCATCCGGGGCGGCGGTCGTGGGCCCACGGACTCGCCCTTCTCGTCGACTCCGACTCCTTCCCCCCTCGCCTCAACGCGATCCACCGCGTGTTCGACGGGGTGGCCGCGCGACGGATGGCGCGTGCGGCCACCGCGCACGCCCGGGTGGACGACCTCACCGGCCTGTCCCTCGCCGAGGCCGCGGCCCGACTGGCCGATGCGGCCCGGCGGGGCCCCGCGCTGCTGCTGGCCGACACCCGGCACGGTTTCCTCGTGCACGAGGTGGACCGCGCCGCGCTGGCCGCCGCCCTTCCGCACCGCTCCGAGCAGTGGCGCTCGCTGCCCACCGCGGTACTGTGCCACGTGCTCCTCCCACGGTGCGGGCTGCGTGACGAGGACGCCCGCCTGGTCCACGACGACGCGGCCGAGGCCGCCGCGGCGGCCGGGAAGGGCCGGGGGACCGCGGTGATCCTGCCCCCTCCGCGGATCGACGACGTCTACGCGGTGGCCGCCCACGGCGAACTGACCCCCCGTAAATCAACGTCCTTCACCCCCAAACCGCGCACCGGTCTGGTGCTGCGTGTCCTCGAACCCGCCGACGACCCGGACAGTGACGGAAGACGATGA
- the recN gene encoding DNA repair protein RecN yields MLEEVRIQGLGVIDDAVLELSPGFTVVTGETGAGKTMVVTGLGLLFGGRADPQRVRPGAQRAVVEGRLTVEAGSRVAQRVEEAGGELDDGVLIVSRSVSAEGRSRASLGGRSAPVSLLAYLADDLVAVHGQSDQQRLLRTDRQRAALDRYAGEGLSTTLAAYTAAYRKHQEVEAELAELTTRARERAQEADLLRFGVEEIAAAEPRPGEDAELLAEETRLAHADALRLAATTAHQALAGDPAGDVEVDVTALLAGARQALSGVRQHDAALASLADRLDEVSYVISDAATELASYAESVDADPMRLAAVQERRAVLAQLTRKYGDTVEDVLAWAEDAAKRLTELEGDDERIEALTVEEERLRERMTELADQLTATRTAAAERFGAAVTEELTALAMPHARVTVRIRTGEGFGPHGRDDVELLLAPHPSAPALPLHKGASGGELSRVMLAIEVVFAGADPVPTFVFDEVDAGVGGKAAVEIGRRLARLARRAQVIVVTHLPQVAAFADAHLVVEKSNDGMVTESGVTRLDRAGRVRELSRMLAGMEDSELGRAHAEELLTLAAADRA; encoded by the coding sequence GTGCTCGAAGAAGTCCGAATCCAAGGCCTCGGCGTGATCGACGACGCGGTTCTGGAGCTGTCTCCAGGATTCACCGTGGTCACCGGCGAGACCGGTGCGGGTAAGACGATGGTGGTCACCGGTCTGGGGCTGCTCTTCGGCGGGCGGGCCGACCCGCAGCGGGTGCGTCCCGGCGCCCAGCGGGCGGTCGTGGAGGGGCGGCTGACGGTGGAGGCCGGCAGCAGGGTCGCCCAGCGCGTCGAGGAGGCCGGCGGTGAACTCGACGACGGTGTGCTGATCGTCTCGCGTAGCGTGTCCGCGGAGGGGCGTTCACGGGCCAGTCTCGGCGGACGCTCGGCGCCGGTCAGTCTGCTCGCCTACCTGGCCGACGACCTGGTGGCGGTGCACGGCCAGTCCGACCAGCAGCGGCTGCTGCGCACCGACCGGCAGCGCGCCGCGCTCGACCGCTACGCGGGTGAGGGGCTGAGCACGACGCTCGCCGCCTACACCGCCGCCTACCGCAAGCACCAGGAGGTCGAGGCGGAGTTGGCGGAGCTGACCACCCGGGCCCGCGAGCGCGCCCAGGAGGCCGACCTGCTGCGGTTCGGGGTGGAGGAGATCGCCGCGGCAGAACCCAGGCCGGGCGAGGACGCCGAACTGCTGGCGGAGGAGACCCGCCTGGCGCACGCCGACGCGCTGCGCCTGGCCGCCACCACCGCGCACCAGGCCCTGGCCGGCGATCCCGCCGGCGACGTGGAGGTGGACGTCACCGCCCTGTTGGCGGGAGCGCGCCAGGCACTGTCGGGGGTCCGCCAGCACGACGCCGCGCTCGCCTCCCTCGCCGACCGCCTGGACGAGGTCAGCTACGTGATCAGCGACGCCGCCACCGAACTGGCCTCCTACGCCGAGTCCGTGGACGCCGACCCGATGCGGCTGGCCGCGGTGCAGGAGCGCCGCGCGGTGCTCGCCCAGCTCACCCGCAAGTACGGCGACACCGTCGAGGACGTTCTGGCCTGGGCCGAGGACGCCGCCAAGCGGTTGACCGAACTGGAGGGCGACGACGAGCGCATCGAGGCGCTCACCGTGGAGGAGGAGCGGCTGCGGGAGCGGATGACCGAGCTCGCCGACCAGCTCACCGCCACCCGCACGGCGGCCGCCGAGCGGTTCGGGGCGGCGGTCACCGAGGAGCTCACCGCGCTGGCCATGCCGCACGCCCGCGTCACGGTCCGCATCCGCACCGGCGAGGGGTTCGGGCCGCACGGCCGCGACGACGTCGAACTGCTGCTCGCGCCGCACCCCAGCGCTCCGGCGCTGCCGCTGCACAAGGGAGCCTCCGGGGGTGAGCTGTCCCGGGTCATGCTGGCCATCGAGGTGGTCTTCGCCGGAGCCGATCCCGTGCCGACCTTCGTGTTCGACGAGGTGGACGCCGGAGTCGGCGGCAAGGCGGCGGTCGAGATCGGTCGCCGCCTGGCCCGGCTGGCCCGCCGCGCCCAGGTCATCGTGGTCACCCACCTGCCGCAGGTCGCGGCCTTCGCCGACGCCCACCTGGTGGTGGAGAAGTCCAACGACGGCATGGTCACCGAGAGCGGGGTGACCCGCCTGGACCGTGCGGGGCGGGTGCGGGAGCTCTCCCGCATGCTGGC
- a CDS encoding TlyA family RNA methyltransferase: MARRSRLDAELVRRGHARSRAHAAELIDAGLVRVAGGTATKAATQVGADQAIVVVKADDEPVYVSRGAHKLVGALDAFGIDVAGRRCLDAGASTGGFTDVLLRRGAAHVIAVDVGYGQLAWSLRCDPRVTVLERQNVRELTPAHVGEPAPDLVVGDLSFISLRLVLAPLAACATPGADFALMVKPQFEVGRERVGSGGVVRDPELRAEAVRGVADHARTLGLGVCGVAASPLPGPSGNVEYFLWLRSGAPPLDEARLRGAIAEGPQ; encoded by the coding sequence ATGGCCAGACGCAGCCGACTGGACGCCGAACTGGTACGGCGCGGCCATGCGCGCTCGCGGGCGCACGCGGCCGAACTCATCGACGCGGGACTGGTCCGCGTCGCGGGAGGCACCGCCACCAAGGCGGCCACCCAGGTCGGCGCCGACCAGGCGATCGTGGTGGTGAAGGCCGACGACGAACCGGTCTACGTCTCCCGGGGCGCCCACAAGCTCGTCGGCGCGCTCGACGCCTTCGGTATCGATGTCGCGGGACGCCGCTGTCTGGACGCGGGCGCCTCCACGGGAGGCTTCACCGACGTGCTGCTGCGGCGCGGAGCCGCCCACGTCATCGCGGTCGACGTGGGCTACGGCCAGTTGGCCTGGTCGCTGCGGTGCGATCCCCGGGTGACGGTGCTGGAACGACAGAACGTCCGCGAACTCACGCCCGCCCACGTCGGAGAGCCCGCCCCCGACCTGGTGGTCGGCGACCTCTCCTTCATCTCCCTGCGGCTGGTGCTCGCCCCGCTGGCCGCCTGCGCCACCCCCGGCGCCGACTTCGCGCTGATGGTCAAACCCCAGTTCGAGGTGGGGCGGGAACGGGTCGGCTCCGGCGGCGTGGTCCGCGACCCCGAACTGCGTGCCGAGGCGGTGCGCGGCGTCGCCGACCACGCCCGGACACTCGGGCTGGGAGTGTGCGGCGTGGCCGCCAGCCCGCTGCCCGGCCCGTCCGGCAACGTCGAGTACTTCCTGTGGCTGCGTTCGGGCGCCCCGCCCCTGGACGAGGCCCGACTGCGCGGGGCGATCGCGGAGGGGCCGCAGTAG
- a CDS encoding HAD-IIA family hydrolase, giving the protein MTLLAASRPLHSVYDTALIDLDGVVYLGPRVVPAAPDAVAKARAQGMRVAFVTNNAARTPAAIAERLTALGVTAAVDEVVTSAQAAARLIAERVAPGSPVLVVGDTGLRQAVRAQGLRPVTTVHDRPVAVVQGYAPRSGFDLAIEGALAVAAGALFVVSNNDATAPMGRGIQPGNGSFARVIAHATRQEPLVAGKPEPPLHDEGVRRTGAVDPLVIGDRLDTDIESATRRGAHSLLVLSGVTTPLELLLAPPKHRPSYLAHDIGGLNETHPQVLLDGGRAHCGGWTASVRGGRLELRGAGERLDGLRALCVAAWHSDHVLSPASLRETTGLLGW; this is encoded by the coding sequence ATGACTCTGCTGGCCGCATCCCGCCCTCTGCACTCGGTCTACGACACCGCCCTGATCGACCTGGACGGTGTGGTCTACCTCGGTCCCCGAGTGGTTCCCGCCGCCCCCGACGCCGTGGCCAAGGCCCGCGCCCAGGGGATGCGGGTGGCCTTCGTGACCAACAACGCCGCACGCACCCCCGCGGCCATCGCCGAGCGCCTCACCGCGCTGGGGGTCACCGCGGCGGTCGACGAGGTGGTCACCTCCGCACAGGCCGCCGCCCGGCTGATCGCCGAACGGGTCGCCCCGGGCTCGCCGGTGCTGGTGGTCGGTGACACGGGACTGCGTCAGGCGGTGCGCGCCCAGGGGCTGCGCCCGGTGACGACCGTCCACGACCGGCCGGTGGCCGTGGTCCAGGGGTATGCGCCCCGCTCGGGGTTCGACCTGGCGATCGAGGGGGCGCTCGCGGTGGCCGCGGGCGCCCTGTTCGTGGTGAGCAACAACGACGCCACCGCCCCCATGGGCCGCGGCATCCAACCGGGAAACGGGTCCTTCGCCCGGGTGATCGCCCACGCCACCCGGCAGGAGCCGCTCGTGGCGGGCAAACCGGAACCGCCGCTGCACGACGAGGGCGTGCGCCGCACCGGTGCCGTCGACCCGCTGGTGATCGGCGACCGCCTCGACACCGACATCGAGAGCGCGACCCGGCGCGGCGCACACAGTCTGCTGGTGCTGTCGGGGGTGACCACCCCTCTGGAACTCCTGCTGGCTCCGCCCAAGCACCGCCCCTCCTACCTCGCCCACGACATCGGAGGACTCAACGAGACGCACCCGCAGGTCCTGCTGGACGGCGGTCGGGCGCACTGCGGAGGGTGGACCGCCTCGGTGCGCGGGGGTCGACTGGAACTCCGGGGAGCGGGAGAGCGCCTCGACGGCCTCCGGGCGCTGTGCGTGGCCGCGTGGCACAGCGACCACGTGCTCTCCCCCGCCTCGCTTCGGGAGACCACCGGTCTGCTGGGCTGGTGA
- a CDS encoding GNAT family N-acetyltransferase: MGLILRHFRPADAPAVLDLSRHVTPRLVDTAVAFRERVARLSSGGQARFVVAELDGAVVGHAAAEPDRETPLPGQGVVNVVVAPHHRRRGVGSALLRTAEKHVVDSGGVVLRTVVQDTPESVRFAEQRGYARRSSTRFQELDLAALPPVPPPPEGARLCSYRDFRSDPRSLHAVEEVAARDEPFDIPYGSPSYPEWLAAIWRNPLLDLDLSTAVVVDDRPVCVVTLLAEGPAVYSVMTGTSPGHRGRGLARYAKSAALHRARERGFRVALTGNAEENAPMLAVNEWLGYRTHAREFLYTKSVRPPGSRRWSGIRALRVLPAARGR, translated from the coding sequence GTGGGTCTCATTCTGCGTCATTTCCGTCCCGCCGACGCACCGGCCGTCCTCGACCTCAGTCGACACGTCACTCCCCGTCTGGTCGACACCGCCGTGGCGTTTCGGGAACGGGTGGCTCGCCTGTCGAGCGGCGGACAGGCCCGGTTCGTCGTCGCGGAGCTCGACGGAGCCGTCGTGGGCCACGCCGCGGCCGAACCGGACCGGGAGACCCCGCTTCCCGGTCAGGGTGTGGTGAACGTGGTTGTCGCTCCACACCACCGGCGCAGAGGCGTGGGAAGCGCACTGCTGCGCACCGCCGAGAAGCACGTGGTCGACTCCGGCGGTGTCGTGCTGCGCACCGTTGTCCAGGACACGCCGGAATCGGTGCGGTTCGCCGAGCAGCGCGGCTACGCACGCCGTTCCAGCACCCGGTTCCAGGAGCTGGACCTGGCCGCGCTGCCCCCGGTTCCTCCTCCGCCCGAGGGCGCCCGGCTGTGCTCCTACCGGGACTTCCGGTCCGATCCGCGTTCCCTGCACGCCGTCGAGGAGGTCGCGGCGCGGGACGAGCCCTTCGACATCCCCTATGGCAGCCCCTCCTATCCGGAGTGGCTGGCCGCGATCTGGCGGAACCCGCTGCTGGACCTCGACCTGAGCACCGCGGTGGTGGTGGACGACCGTCCGGTGTGCGTCGTCACGCTGCTGGCCGAGGGGCCGGCGGTGTACTCCGTCATGACCGGCACGTCTCCCGGCCACCGCGGCCGTGGACTGGCCAGATACGCCAAGAGCGCCGCCCTGCACCGCGCCAGAGAGCGCGGCTTCCGGGTCGCTCTCACCGGGAACGCCGAGGAGAACGCGCCCATGCTCGCGGTGAACGAGTGGCTGGGCTACCGGACCCACGCGAGGGAGTTCCTGTACACCAAGTCGGTGCGTCCGCCGGGGTCCCGACGGTGGTCCGGAATCCGAGCTCTCAGGGTGCTCCCGGCAGCCCGAGGGCGGTGA